One window from the genome of Nicotiana sylvestris chromosome 9, ASM39365v2, whole genome shotgun sequence encodes:
- the LOC138877890 gene encoding uncharacterized protein, which yields MMYKFIKTTDEKVESQSSTIKNLEIQMSQLATLMSGTIQGALPSNTEQNPKEHLKAISLRSGKSLDDPYTDREEKLQEVEKMKREKLDKQFSKFLDILKQLYINIPFTHALTQMPSYAKFLKEILKLELGEMKDTGVSLQLADQSAKIPKGIIENILVRVDKFVFPVDFIVLEMEENTKVPLILGRPFIATGRAIIDVHQGQLILRVDEERVIFDMQKMMKFPGDESSSSCFQIDLLDDLVNEYKDNQLIIDSLERCLARSGTIGDDNPIIREEAEILEKESENEKVSQEGIQLKIELKDLPSHLKYVFLEPELFPVIISSFLTIEQENKLIGVLRKHKIALGWTVADIKGISPAICMHMILMENNYKPIV from the exons ATGATGTACAAATTCATTAAGACTACTGATGAGAAGGTTGAAAGTCAAAGTTCAACCATCAAGAATTTAGAAATTCAGATGAGCCAATTAGCAACCCTCATGTCTGGAACAATTCAAGGTGCTCTACCAAGCAACACTGAGCAAAACCCAAAAGAACACCTCAAAGCCATCTCTCTACGATCAGGTAAATCTCTTGATGATCCATATACAGATAGAGAAGAAAAGctacaagaagtggaaaag ATGAAAAGAGAAAAGCTTGACAAACAGTTTTCAAAGTTTCTAGATATTTTGAAGCAACTTTACATTAACATACCTTTCACACATGCTTTGACACAAATGCCTTCATATGCTAAATTTCTTAAAGAAATTCt GAAATTAGAACTTGGTGAGATGAAAGATACTGGTGTGTCTCTTCAATTAGCTGATCAAAGTGCTAAGATACCAAAAGGAATTATTGAAAATATCCTTGTCAGAGTTGACAAATTTGTATTCCCAGTAGATTTTATAGTGcttgaaatggaagaaaatactAAGGTACCATTAATTTTAGGTAGACCATTTATTGCAACAGGAAGGGCAATTATTGATGTCCATCAAGGACAATTAATATTGCGAGTTGATGAGGAAAGAGTAATTTTTGACATGCAGAAAATGATGAAATTTCCCGGGGACGAGTCATCATCATCTTGTTTTCAAATTGACTTACTAGATGACCTCGTAAACGAATACAAAGATAATCAGTTAATTATTGATTCATTGGAGAGATGTTTGGCTAGGTCAGGTACCATAGGTGATGATAACCCCATAATTAGAGAAGAAGCTGAAATATTGGAAAAAGAGTCAGAAAATGAGAAAGTCTCACAAGAAGGAATTCAATTAAAAATTGAACTCAAAGATCTTCCTTCTCATTTAAAATATGTGTTTCTTGAACCTGAATTATTTCCAGTAATCATTTCATCTTTTTTGACTATAGAACAGGAAAACAAATTGATTGGAGTCTTGAGAAAACACAAAATAGCCTTAGGGTGGACTGTAGCTGATATCAAAGGAATCAGTCCAGCTATTTGTATGCACATGATTCTTATGGAGAATAATTATAAACCAATAGTCTAA